A genomic region of Falco rusticolus isolate bFalRus1 chromosome 20, bFalRus1.pri, whole genome shotgun sequence contains the following coding sequences:
- the LOC119140273 gene encoding pulmonary surfactant-associated protein C-like has product MESSMKQVVVEEPLDLEKGCCGSGCCKPGCCCWPCVVCCSKCARCCMPQCCKCPSCPGCSGCPGCACIKRSLCFVPRLLCYLPRKLLSCHHLKCLLIVVVVVVLLVVIIACALLMWLHVDQQHADAVLRMGLWRGSAWDEDAATFYLDSGDGNPATIIYDYKNLLVSYRSRLHRACYITRVDEDNIPGLDAVAETFQRRQAEKRLALPLADRSLLGTTASILCSIVPIYWA; this is encoded by the exons ATGGAGAGCAGCATGAAGCAGGTGGTGGTTGAAGAGCCACTG GACCTGGAGAAGGGCTGCTGTGGCTCAGGCTGCTGCAAGccgggctgctgctgctggccctgcgTGGTTTGCTGCTCCAAATGCGCCCGGTGCTGCATGCCCCAGTGCTGCAAatgccccagctgccctggctgctccgGCTGCCCCGGCTGCGCCTGCATCAAGCGGTCCCTCTGCTTCGTGCCTCGCCTGCTCTGCTACCTGCCCCGCAAGCTCCTCAGCTGCCACCACCTCAAGTGCCTCCTCatcgtggtggtggtggtggtcctGCTGGTGGTCATCATCGCCTGTGCCCTGCTGATGTGGCTGCACGTGGACCAGCAGCACGCCGACGCC GTCCTGCGGATGGGGCTGTGGAGAGGATCGGCCTGGGATGAAGATGCGGCCACCTTCTACCTGGACAGCGGGGATGGAAACCCGGCCACGATCATCTATGATTACAAGAAT CTGCTGGTGAGCTATAGATCCCGGCTTCACCGCGCCTGCTACATCACCCGTGTGGATGAGGACAACATCCCAGGGCTGGATGCCGTCGCCGAGACTTTCCAGCGCCGGCAG GCTGAGAAGAGGcttgccctgcccctggccGATCGCTCCCTCCTGGGCACCACTGCGAGCATCCTCTGCAGCATCGTCCCCATCTACTGGGCTTAG
- the LOC119140409 gene encoding pulmonary surfactant-associated protein C-like, translated as MDSSSKEALLDEAPPSYTASSRLPCIPHQLKCLLIVVVVVVVLVVAIVAFLLLGLHITETHAETVLRMTIHGLDGEGTPQHLSMSKKERTGTFAVQDGLNASAVVVYDYSKLLVGYRSWHHRACYITRMDKDNIPGLDAVTKTFQHRQAEMKEAGENAMPLADRSILGTTVNILCSTVPVYWA; from the exons ATGGACAGCAGCTCCAAAGAGGCACTGCTGGATGAGGCACCGCCG agCTACACGGCCTCCTCCCGCCTGCCCTGCATCCCCCACCAGCTCAAGTGCCTCCTGatcgtggtggtggtggtggtggtcctGGTGGTGGCCATTGTCGCCTTcctcctgctggggctgcacatCACCGAGACACACGCCGAAACG GTCTTGCGAATGACCATCCATGGCCTGGATGGTGAAGGGACCCCCCAGCACCTCTCCATGAGCAAGAAGGAAAGGACCGGGACGTTCGCCGTGCAGGATGGGCTCAATGCCTCTGCCGTGGTGGTGTACGACTACAGCAAG CTGCTGGTCGGCTACAGGTCCTGGCATCACCGCGCCTGCTACATCACCCGCATGGATAAGGACAACATCCCAGGGCTGGATGCTGTCACCAAGACCTTCCAGCACCGGCAG GCTGAGATGAAGGAGGCTGGGGAAAACGCCATGCCCCTGGCCGACCGCTCCATCCTGGGCACCACCGTTAACATCCTCTGCAGCACCGTCCCTGTATACTGGGCATAG
- the LGI3 gene encoding leucine-rich repeat LGI family member 3 isoform X1, which produces MLVPSLSCIPPSLPPSRSTGAWCAAEQRVRHRQPPPPPSLPLHAEISREEEKASPQRRGTAGGEGPAAGERAALGQGVMELRHRRRMLKGQLPALLLLLLALAWLWLPAEGRRPPRPPPCPPSCSCTRDTAFCVDSKAVPRNLPPEVISLTMVNAAFTEIREAAFAHIPSLQFLLLNSNKFTLIGDNAFAGLSHLQYLFIENNDIQALSKATFRGLKSLTHLSLANNNLQTLPRDLFKPLDILSDLDLRGNTLACDCKIKWLVEWLESTNTTVPAVFCSSPGQFEGQRIRDLALGDFQCITTDFVVHQVLPFQSVSAEPFTYASDLYVALAQPSASSCTVLKWDYVERKLRDFDRIPGKVSRWGSPPGLSPPFWVFGEGHGRGVMWSCLAAHSAVHCKPIVAQNQLYVVVAQLFGGSYIYRWDTAVDKFIKIQDIDSQKTRKPNDIEAFQIEGDWYFVIADSSKAGSTSLYRLNQNGFYSHQALHAWHRDTDVEYVENDGKPRLIISSSSQAPVIYQWSRAQKQFVLQGEVGEMLDVQMVKHFRVKRDQFLCLSRYIGDSKVVRWEGQRFIELQTLPSRGSMVMQPFLVEQRQYLALGSDFSFTHIYLWEEEKQKFVKFQELSVQAPRAFHYVPAADVQLLLAPSFKANTLVYRHVVVDLSL; this is translated from the exons ATGCTTGTGCCGTCACTCagctgcatccctccctccctccctccctcccgcagCACAGGAGCAtggtgtgctgcagagcagcggGTCAGGCACCGGCAGCCCCCGCCACCACCATCGCTCCCCCTCCACGCTGAAATCTCCCgggaagaggaaaaggcttCGCCGCAGCGGCGGGGCACggcaggaggagaaggaccAGCGGCGGGGGAGAGAGCAGCGCTAGGCCAGGGCGTGATGGAGCTGCGGCacaggaggaggatgctgaagggccagctccctgctctcctcctcctcctcctcgcctTGGCCTGGCTCTGGCTGCCGGCAGAAGGTCGgcgccccccccggcccccccctTGTCCCCCGAGCTGCTCCTGCACCCGGGACACAGCTTTCTGCGTGGACTCCAAGGCGGTGCCCAGGAACCTGCCTCCCGAGGTCATCTCGCT GACGATGGTGAACGCAGCCTTCACGGAGATCCGAGAGGCAGCCTTCGCCCACATCCCCTCGCTGCAGTTTCT CCTGCTCAACTCCAACAAGTTCACGCTGATCGGGGACAACGCCTTCGCCGGTCTCTCGCACCTCCAGTACCT GTTCATCGAGAACAACGACATCCAGGCGCTCTCAAAGGCCACTTTCCGCGGACTCAAGTCCCTGACCCACCT GTCCTTGGCCAACAACAACCTGCAGACACTGCCCCGGGACCTCTTCAAGCCACTGGACATCCTGAGTGACCT GGACCTGCGGGGCAACACGCTGGCCTGCGACTGCAAGATCAAGTGGCTggtggagtggctggagagcaccAACACCACGGTCCCCGCCGTGTTCTGCAGCAGCCCCGGGCAGTTCGAGGGCCAGAGGATCCGGGACCTGGCGCTCGGTGACTTCCAGTGCATCACCACGG ACTTCGTGGTGCACCAGGTCCTGCCCTTCCAGTCGGTGTCGGCCGAGCCCTTCACCTACGCCAGTGACCTGTACGTcgccctggcacagcccagtgccagcagctgcaccGTCCTCAAGTGGGACTACGTGGAGCGCAAGCTGCGGGACTTTGACCGCATCCCCGGTAAGGTATCCAGGTGGGGGTCCCCTCCTGGGCTGTCACCCCCGTTTTGGGTGTTTGGGGAAGGGCACGGCCGCGGCGTGATGTGGTCCTGCCTGGCAGCTCACTCGGCGGTGCACTGCAAGCCCATCGTGGCGCAGAACCAGCTGTACGTGGTGGTAGCCCAGCTCTTCGGTGGCTCCTACATCTACCGCTGGGACACTGCTGTGGACAAGTTCATCAAGATCCAGGACATCGACAGCCAGAAGACCCGCAAGCCCAATGACATCGAGGCCTTCCAGATCGAAGGCGACTGGTACTTTGTCATCGCTGACAGCTCCAAGGCAGGTTCCACCAGCCTCTACCGCCTCAACCAGAACGGCTTCTACTCCCACCAAGCCCTCCATGCCTGGCACCGTGACACCGATGTGGAATACGTGGAGAACGATGGCAAACCCCGGCTGAtcatctccagcagctcccaagcGCCCGTCATCTACCAGTGGAGCCGGGCGCAGAAGCAGTTCGTGCtgcagggggaggtgggggagatGCTGGACGTGCAGATGGTGAAGCACTTCAGGGTGAAGCGGGACCAGTTCCTCTGCCTCAGCCGCTACATCGGCGACTCCAAGGTGGTGCGGTGGGAAGGGCAGCGCTTCATCGAGCTCCAGACGCTGCCGTCCCGCGGCTCCATGGTGATGCAGCCCTTCTTGGTGGAGCAACGGCAGTACCTGGCCCTGGGCAGTGACTTCTCCTTCACCCACATCTACctgtgggaagaggagaagcagaaattCGTCAAGTTTCAGGAGCTGTCGGTGCAGGCGCCGCGGGCTTTCCACTACGTGCCAGCCGCTGACGTGCAGCTCCTCCTGGCTCCCAGCTTCAAGGCCAACACGCTGGTCTACCGGCACGTGGTGGTGGACCTCAGCCTCTag
- the LGI3 gene encoding leucine-rich repeat LGI family member 3 isoform X2 gives MLVPSLSCIPPSLPPSRSTGAWCAAEQRVRHRQPPPPPSLPLHAEISREEEKASPQRRGTAGGEGPAAGERAALGQGVMELRHRRRMLKGQLPALLLLLLALAWLWLPAEGRRPPRPPPCPPSCSCTRDTAFCVDSKAVPRNLPPEVISLTMVNAAFTEIREAAFAHIPSLQFLLLNSNKFTLIGDNAFAGLSHLQYLFIENNDIQALSKATFRGLKSLTHLSLANNNLQTLPRDLFKPLDILSDLDLRGNTLACDCKIKWLVEWLESTNTTVPAVFCSSPGQFEGQRIRDLALGDFQCITTDFVVHQVLPFQSVSAEPFTYASDLYVALAQPSASSCTVLKWDYVERKLRDFDRIPAHSAVHCKPIVAQNQLYVVVAQLFGGSYIYRWDTAVDKFIKIQDIDSQKTRKPNDIEAFQIEGDWYFVIADSSKAGSTSLYRLNQNGFYSHQALHAWHRDTDVEYVENDGKPRLIISSSSQAPVIYQWSRAQKQFVLQGEVGEMLDVQMVKHFRVKRDQFLCLSRYIGDSKVVRWEGQRFIELQTLPSRGSMVMQPFLVEQRQYLALGSDFSFTHIYLWEEEKQKFVKFQELSVQAPRAFHYVPAADVQLLLAPSFKANTLVYRHVVVDLSL, from the exons ATGCTTGTGCCGTCACTCagctgcatccctccctccctccctccctcccgcagCACAGGAGCAtggtgtgctgcagagcagcggGTCAGGCACCGGCAGCCCCCGCCACCACCATCGCTCCCCCTCCACGCTGAAATCTCCCgggaagaggaaaaggcttCGCCGCAGCGGCGGGGCACggcaggaggagaaggaccAGCGGCGGGGGAGAGAGCAGCGCTAGGCCAGGGCGTGATGGAGCTGCGGCacaggaggaggatgctgaagggccagctccctgctctcctcctcctcctcctcgcctTGGCCTGGCTCTGGCTGCCGGCAGAAGGTCGgcgccccccccggcccccccctTGTCCCCCGAGCTGCTCCTGCACCCGGGACACAGCTTTCTGCGTGGACTCCAAGGCGGTGCCCAGGAACCTGCCTCCCGAGGTCATCTCGCT GACGATGGTGAACGCAGCCTTCACGGAGATCCGAGAGGCAGCCTTCGCCCACATCCCCTCGCTGCAGTTTCT CCTGCTCAACTCCAACAAGTTCACGCTGATCGGGGACAACGCCTTCGCCGGTCTCTCGCACCTCCAGTACCT GTTCATCGAGAACAACGACATCCAGGCGCTCTCAAAGGCCACTTTCCGCGGACTCAAGTCCCTGACCCACCT GTCCTTGGCCAACAACAACCTGCAGACACTGCCCCGGGACCTCTTCAAGCCACTGGACATCCTGAGTGACCT GGACCTGCGGGGCAACACGCTGGCCTGCGACTGCAAGATCAAGTGGCTggtggagtggctggagagcaccAACACCACGGTCCCCGCCGTGTTCTGCAGCAGCCCCGGGCAGTTCGAGGGCCAGAGGATCCGGGACCTGGCGCTCGGTGACTTCCAGTGCATCACCACGG ACTTCGTGGTGCACCAGGTCCTGCCCTTCCAGTCGGTGTCGGCCGAGCCCTTCACCTACGCCAGTGACCTGTACGTcgccctggcacagcccagtgccagcagctgcaccGTCCTCAAGTGGGACTACGTGGAGCGCAAGCTGCGGGACTTTGACCGCATCCCCG CTCACTCGGCGGTGCACTGCAAGCCCATCGTGGCGCAGAACCAGCTGTACGTGGTGGTAGCCCAGCTCTTCGGTGGCTCCTACATCTACCGCTGGGACACTGCTGTGGACAAGTTCATCAAGATCCAGGACATCGACAGCCAGAAGACCCGCAAGCCCAATGACATCGAGGCCTTCCAGATCGAAGGCGACTGGTACTTTGTCATCGCTGACAGCTCCAAGGCAGGTTCCACCAGCCTCTACCGCCTCAACCAGAACGGCTTCTACTCCCACCAAGCCCTCCATGCCTGGCACCGTGACACCGATGTGGAATACGTGGAGAACGATGGCAAACCCCGGCTGAtcatctccagcagctcccaagcGCCCGTCATCTACCAGTGGAGCCGGGCGCAGAAGCAGTTCGTGCtgcagggggaggtgggggagatGCTGGACGTGCAGATGGTGAAGCACTTCAGGGTGAAGCGGGACCAGTTCCTCTGCCTCAGCCGCTACATCGGCGACTCCAAGGTGGTGCGGTGGGAAGGGCAGCGCTTCATCGAGCTCCAGACGCTGCCGTCCCGCGGCTCCATGGTGATGCAGCCCTTCTTGGTGGAGCAACGGCAGTACCTGGCCCTGGGCAGTGACTTCTCCTTCACCCACATCTACctgtgggaagaggagaagcagaaattCGTCAAGTTTCAGGAGCTGTCGGTGCAGGCGCCGCGGGCTTTCCACTACGTGCCAGCCGCTGACGTGCAGCTCCTCCTGGCTCCCAGCTTCAAGGCCAACACGCTGGTCTACCGGCACGTGGTGGTGGACCTCAGCCTCTag
- the REEP4 gene encoding receptor expression-enhancing protein 4 has protein sequence MVSWLLSRIVVLVFGMLYPAYASYKAVKTKNIREYVRWMMYWIIFALFTATETLTDLLISWFPFYYEIKMAFLIWLLCPYTRGASLIYRKVVHPALSRNEKEIDTYIIRIRERSYETVVRFGKRGLNMAAAAAVQAATKSQGALAGRLRSFSMQDLRSIPDEAPVHYRDPLYLEEPESCRQLLGYNMPSAGQEYESETTEDEELHSDSQVSPMPSPRSRDSKSLSRSQSLRTVRKKMSGKEVSTRLLRSRIRKKAAPPEEDS, from the exons ATGGTGTCCTGGTTACTCAGCCGGATCGTTGT GCTGGTTTTTGGGATGCTGTACCCTGCCTACGCTTCCTACAAGGCTGTGAAGACCAAAAACATCCGGGAATAT GTCCGCTGGATGATGTACTGGATCATCTTTGCGCTCTTCACGGCCACGGAGACCCTCACTGACCTGCTCATCTCCTG GTTTCCCTTCTACTATGAAATTAAGATGGCTTTCCTCAtctggctgctctgcccctACACCCGGGGGGCCAGCCTTATCTACCGCAAGGTCGTGCACCCCGCGCTCTCCCGCAACGAGAAG GAGATCGACACGTACATCATCCGGATCAGGGAGCGCAGCTACGAGACGGTGGTGCGCTTCGGCAAGAGGGGCCTCAACATGGCAGCTGCGGCCGCTGTCCAGGCAGCCACCAAG AGCCAGGGCGCGCTGGCTGGGCGGCTGCGCAGCTTCAGCATGCAGGACCTGCGCTCCATCCCTGATGAAGCCCCTGTGCACTACCGGGACCCCCTGTACCTGGAGGAGCcggagagctgcaggcagctgctgg GCTACAACATGCCCTCGGCTGGCCAGGAGTACGAGAGTGAGACGACGGAGGATGAGGAGCTCCACTCAGACTCGCAGGTCTCGCCCATGCCTTCACCCCGCAGCCGGGATTCCAAGTCCCTCTCCCGCAGCCAGAGCCTGCGCACGGTGAGGAAGAAGATGTCTGGCAAAGAG gtcTCTACTCGGCTCTTGCGCAGCCGCatcaggaagaaagcagctcCGCCGGAGGAGGACAGCTAA